The following proteins are encoded in a genomic region of Hemibagrus wyckioides isolate EC202008001 linkage group LG29, SWU_Hwy_1.0, whole genome shotgun sequence:
- the med28 gene encoding mediator of RNA polymerase II transcription subunit 28 translates to MASSMGGMFPGQQQQQPPGAHPPLPGPGASGPRTSGNTLVDDLEASFEACFASLVSQDYVNGTDQEEIRTGVDQCIQKFLDVARQTECFFLQKRLQLSVQKPEQVEKEDISELRNELQRKEMLIQKHLTKIHHWQQVLEDINVQHKKPTDLPQGPLAFLEQASANLPAPMKPN, encoded by the exons ATGGCGTCCTCCATGGGTGGAATGTTCCCgggacaacaacagcagcagcctcCCGGcgctcatcctcctcttcccgGTCCCGGAGCTTCGGGACCAAGAACTTCAGGCAATACTTTAGTGGATGATCTGGAAGCTTCTTTCGAA GCATGTTTTGCATCTTTAGTCAGTCAAGATTATGTGAACGGGACAGACCAAGAGGAAATCAGAACAG ggGTTGACCAGTGCATTCAGAAGTTTCTTGATGTAGCCAGACAGACTGAATGCTTTTTCCTTCAAAAGAGGCTACAGCTCTCAGTACAGAAACCAGAGCAGGTGGAGAAAGAG GACATATCAGAATTGAGGAACGAGCTCCAGAGGAAGGAAATGCTGATCCAGAAGCACCTGACCAAGATTCATCACTGGCAGCAGGTGCTGGAGGACATTAACGTCCAGCACAAAAAGCCAACGGATCTACCGCAGGGGCCACTGGCCTTTTTAGAGCAAGCCTCGGCCAACCTGCCCGCTCCCATGAAACCCAACTGA
- the tma16 gene encoding translation machinery-associated protein 16 has product MPKAQKGKNAVEKKVIHPYSRKAACLARSAIKQERREKWKSEKALRLNLIRDKLLWFQSQLDSGKLEYSKQEACEIIERYLHRFDSELEQIELANSIKGRQGRQHFSRETVIKQTMERERAQYEGRGFEIPDIINSKHLKTFREWDGDLKKLPNVKMRNVSAKGLEKKHTAVQETHAEDEACEEEEEEEEDEVDEDSDAELLEDEA; this is encoded by the exons ATG CCGAAagcacaaaaaggaaaaaacgcGGTGGAGAAGAAGGTGATCCATCCTTATAGCAGAAAAGCGGCGTGTTTGGCCAGATCAGCTATCaaacaggagagaagagaaaa gtGGAAAAGTGAAAAGGCCCTGCGTTTAAATTTAATCA GGGACAAACTTTTGTGGTTCCAAAGTCAGTTGGACTCCGGAAAGTTAGAATATTCCAAACAAGAAGCGTGTGAAATCATTGAGAG GTATCTGCATCGCTTCGATAGCGAATTGGAGCAAATCGAGCTGGCCAACAGCATTAAAGGGCGTCAGGGGCGACAGCACTTTTCCAGAGAGACCGTCATAAAGCAGACGATGGAAAGAGAGCGAGCCCAGTATGAGGGGAGAGGCTTCG AAATCCCGGATATAATCAACAGCAAACATTTAAAGACGTTCAG AGAGTGGGACGGTGACCTGAAAAAACTGCCCAACGTCAAGATGCGCAATGTTTCAGCCAAAGGACTGGAGAAAAAACACACTGCAGTGCAAGAGACACATGCTGAAGATGAGGcatgtgaggaagaggaggaggaggaggaggatgaagtgGATGAGGACTCGGATGCAGAGCTTTTGGAGGATGAAGCATGA
- the marchf1 gene encoding E3 ubiquitin-protein ligase MARCHF1 yields the protein MCVFRTGDLFSRAPDQSTPIIPLSHTPITKQQVKRRYRRQRKSVGCIAECVDQSKSTHTHNDSSSGDEHYHRAARSWSREIARRGRRPRLLTHSHEDETHNQDHKRTSLRLEELNSKSASHLRESECGIGKGSQEEEEEVEEEEEEEQPITKTYEEQGSGDADMSAQKYAEVSSQNGTLQETCADDEPEVCRICHSEGDEECPLITPCRCIGSLRFVHHACLHQWIKSSDTRCCELCKYNFVMETHLKPLRKWENLHLSTNERRRIFCSVIFHLVAVACVTWSLYILAIMDHATEGVQPGKEHNGPLEWLFWTKLGIVALSVVSGLFFMYIQCKVYLNLWRRLKAFNRVIFVHNCPDSVCHGAEKATPPHEVPTHQTQTNVPCPALEGGSAEAEPV from the exons atgtgtgtgttcaggactgGTGACTTGTTCAGTCGTGCCCCAGATCAGAGTACACCCATCATTCCTCTAAGCCACACCCCCATCACTAAGCAACAGGTGAAGCGCCGATACCGGCGTCAACGGAAGAGCGTTGGTTGCATCGCAGAGTGTGTGGACCAATCAAAgagcacacacacccataatGACTCATCTTCAGGAGACGAACACTACCACAGGGCAGCTCGATCCTGGAGCCGCGAGATAGCCCGGCGCGGGCGACGCCCACGCCTGCTCACGCACTCCCATGAGGATGAAACCCACAACCAGGACCACAAGAGGACCTCCTTAAGGTTAGAGGAGCTAAACAGCAAGTCAGCCAGTCATctcagagagagcgagtgtggtATCGGAAAAGGTAgccaggaggaggaagaggaggtggaggaggaggaggaggaggagcagccaatcacaaaGACGTATGAGGAGCAAGGATCAGGGGACGCCGATATGTCCGCTCAGAAGTACGCTGAGGTGTCCAGTCAGAACGGGACACTACAGGAAACATGCGCTGATGATGAGCCCGAAGTATGCag GATCTGCCACAGTGAAGGTGACGAGGAGTGTCCTCTCATCACGCCATGCAGGTGCATCGGGAGTCTACGCTTCGTTCATCACGCCTGCCTGCACCAGTGGATCAAAAGCTCAGACACGCGCTGCTGTGAACTGTGTAAATACAACTTCGTCATGGAGACGCACCTCAAGCCCTTGCGCAAG tgGGAGAACTTGCATCTGTCTACAAATGAGCGCAGGAGGATCTTCTGCTCAGTGATCTTTCACCTGGTGGCTGTGGCATGTGTCACCTGGTCCCTTTATATCTTGGCTATCATGGACCATGCTACTGAAGGAGTACAGCCAGGCAAAGAGCACAATG GACCGCTGGAGTGGCTGTTCTGGACCAAGCTTGGCATTGTGGCCCTCAGCGTGGTGTCAGGCCTCTTCTTCATGTACATCCAGTGCAAAGTTTACCTCAACCTGTGGAGGCGCCTGAAGGCTTTTAACCGCGTCATCTTCGTGCACAACTGCCCAGATTCGGTGTGTCACGGAGCTGAAAAGGCCACGCCCCCTCACGAGGTTCCCACCCACCAGACCCAAACAAACGTTCCCTGTCCTGCCCTGGAAGGAGGAAGTGCAGAGGCGGAACCTGTCTGA